In Kytococcus sedentarius DSM 20547, the sequence CAGCACGATGGTGAGGAAGGCCGGGACGGCGATGTCCAGGCGGTCCCACTCGATGCCTGTGACCTGCTGCATCATCAGGAAGCCGACGACCACCAGCGCGGGCGTGGCGGCCTCGTAGGGCACCACGGACACCAACGGGGAGAGGAAGGTCGCCAGCAGGAACAGGATGCCGGTCACGACGCTGGCCAAGCCGGTCCGAGCACCTTCACCGACGCCGGAGGCGGACTCGATGAAGGACGTGTTCGACGAGACCGCGCCGGCACCACCGGCGGCGGCGGCCAGGGAGTCGACCACCAGGATGCGCTGCGCCCGGGGCGGGTTGCCCTCCTCGTCCAGCAGACCGGCCTCGGCACCCACGGCGACCATCGTGCCCATCGTGTCGAAGAAGTCGGCCAGCAGCAGCGTGAAGACCAGCAGGCTGGCACCCACGATGCCGATGGAGCTGAACGAACCCAGCAGGTTGAACTGGCCGAGCAGTCCGAAGTCGGGCACCTCGACCCACTGGGTGGGGATGGCCGGCACGTTGAGGCCCCAGCCGGTGGGGTTCACGACCTCACCGGAGGCGTCGGTCTGCGAACCGATGCCGATGATGCGCTCCAGCACCACAGCCAGCACGGTGGAGCCGAGGATGCCGTAGAGGATCGCGCCACGGACCTTGGCCACCATCATCACGACGATGGCGAGCAGGCCGAGGACGAAGACCAGGGTGGGCCAGCCGGAGAGGAAGCCCCCGACGCCCATCTCGACCGGCACCGGGCCGCCGGCGGGCTTGCGGACGATCCCCGCATCGACCAGGCCGACGAAGGCGATGAACAGGCCGATGCCGACGCTGATGGCGATCTTGAGCTGGGCGGGGATGGCGTGGAAGACCGCCTGCCGGAAGCCGGTGAGCACCAGCAGCAGGATGATCAGGCCCTCCATCACCACCAGACCCATGGCGTCGGCCCAGGTGACGTTCGGGAGGCTGGCGACGCCGAAGGCGACGAACGCGTTGAGGCCCAGCCCCGTCGCCAGTGCGATGGGGTAGTTCGCCACCACGCCCATGAGGATGGTCATGACGCCGGCCACCAGCGCCGTGGCCGCGGCCACCATCGCGATGTTGGGGCTGTCGCCGCCACCGAGGAAGTTGCCGGTGCCGTCGGCGACGGTGCCGATCATCAGCGGGTTGAGCACGATGATGTAGGCCATCGTGAAGAAGGTGACGACACCGCCGCGGACCTCGCGGACGACGGTGGTCTCGCGCCCCTCGAGGTCGAACCACCGGTTGAGCACCGCGTTCACGCGCGGGACTCCTCGGCCTGGCCGGGCTCGTCGGCGGAGGCGCCCGACGCGCTGGTGGACTCGTCGGTGCCCTCGCCGGCGAACTCGTCGCGCGCATCCGGCTGGTCGGACGAGTCCGACTCGTCAGAGAGGTCGAGCACGTCCAGGTCGAAGTCGTCGATCAGCGGGGAGGGCAGGGGTGCCGGCTCCGGCTCGGCCAGCTCGGCGCGCTCCTTGCGCAGGGTCTCGACGGGCACCAGGTACCCGGTGCACTCACAGTTCTCGCACCGCGCGGCCACCCGCTCGGGCTGCTGTCCGTCGGTCCGCACCGGCAGCGCAGCCGCGGAGACCAGCACCACCTGCGGCTCCTCGGTCTGCGCGTCCGGGGCGCCGAAGTCCTCCGGGCGCAGCCGGTCGGCCCAGGGCACCCACTCCGGGGCGAGCAGGGCGCCCTCGGCCGGGGCGAGGTGCGTCTCGCACAGGGTGATCCGCTTGCTGCGGGGCGCCCGGGCGACGGTCACCTCCCAGCGCCAGCCGACGTAGCCGCGCAGCAGGCACTCGAAGTGGTGGGTCACCAGGCGCTCCCCGACGCTCACGGCGCCGACGTGCTCGCCGACCGAACCCGCGGCGGCCACACCGAAGAGCCCCTCGCGGGCCGTGCCGACGGCCTCCATCAGGGCGGCGTCCGGGCGCGGGGCGCGCTGCTTGCTGGGGGTGGTGGGGGTGGTGGGGGTGGTCATCAGCGTCCTGCCTCGAACTGGTCGGCCACGGCCCGCAGGGCCTTGGCGAGGGTCTGCCCGTGGCGCGCGTCGGGGTAACGCCCCTTGCGCAGCTGGTTGGACGCGTCGTCGAGCAACCGGATGAGGTCCTCCACGACGACGGCCATGTCGTCCGCGGGCTTGCGGTCACGCAGGGTGCGGCCACGCTGCACTGAGGGGGGCGCGTCGAGCACCTCCACGTGCATGGCCTGGTCGCCCTTACGTCCCTGCACGATGCTGTACTCCAGGCGGGTGCCGGGGCGCAACGTGGTCACCCCGGCGGGGAGGGCGCTGGCGCGCAGGAAGACGTCGCTCCCCGCATCGTCGCCGACGAAGCCGAAACCCTTGTCGGCGTCGAACCACTTGACCTTGCCGGTGGGCACTGGGAACTCCTGTGTGACGTGGGGGCCGCCCCCACGAGGGGGAACGGCAGTGATGAGGGAGGCGACGGCGCCGTGCGCACCGTCGCCCACAGGCCCAGTCTACGGGCCCGCCCTCAGAGCCGGTGGGCTCCGCCGCGGCCGTCGCCGTCCTGCGGGGACCCGGAGGGGGCCCGGGTGCCGGCGCCGGGCTCGTGGGTGCCTGGCTCCTGGGTGCTGGGCTCGTGCCCTGGGGCGTACTGCCCGTACTCGGGAGCCGGGCGGCCCCGGGCCCCGTTCAGCGGGTGCGGGGCACGGGGGTCGTCACCCGTTCCGGCACCCTCGGGGGCCGGCTGGCTGGGCTGGCTGGGCTGGCCGTACTGACCCGGGGCAGGGGGCTGGCCGTACTGGCCCTGCTGGTCGGCGGGCCCGGAGGGGGGTGCGTACTGGCCGGGCTGGCCGTACTGACCCGGCTGCCCGTACTGACCCGGCTGGCCATACGGCGCCGCGCCGGGCGGGGGGCCGTACCCACCCGCGACGGCCTGCTGCTCGCGGCTCGTGCGGACGAGCTGGACGATGCCCCAGATGATGAGGACCAGACCCAGCAGGAACACGATCAGCGCGAGCGCGAACGCACCCAGGGTCCACCCGATCACGCCCTCCAGGGCGTCCCCGGGCGCGACGGCCATCACCGACCCGGAACCACACTCCAGGGTGTAGTCACCGGCCTCGGTGGTCTGGAAGAGCCAGAAGTTCTGCGGGGCGCTGGCGCTCTCCGTGAGCTGCGGATCCAGGGGCACGGCGTTTCCCGCCGGGTCGGTCACCGTGCACTGGTCGGTCTCCAGCGGGTCGGCGTCGGGCCCCATCGCGTAGAGGACCCGCTCCTCACCGGCCGGCAGGTAGCGAGTGTCGCCGTCCGAGGCGGGGTTGAGCAGTGCGCCGAACAGGTCCCCCATGCCGATCGCCATCGGCAGCAGGAAGGCCAGCGGCGTTCCCACGAGCAGCGTCAGACCGCCGAAGATCAGGGGCATCAGGCCCTTGCGCTTCGGCTGCTGCTGCGGGTGGTAGGCGTACGGGCCCGAGGGGCCCCCCGTCACGTGGCTCATGGCCGGATTCTAGTGCCGGCCCGGGGCGCCCCGGGCCGGCAGGGGGTGTGGCACCCTGAACCGCACCGCCGACCGTCGGCACCATCCCCTGAGCCCTTGGGAGGACGCACATGCCCACCGTGGTCAAGTTCGTGGTCGCCGTGGCCATCCTCGCCGTGGTGATCACGCTGATGGGGGTGCTCAACCCGCGCGGTCAGGTGAAGGCCTTCCACCGGTTCACGTTCTGGCGCAAGGCACCCGAGCCCACCCGCCGCGAGTTGATGGTGCGGGCACTGGTGAACGCGGCGATCCTGGCGGTGCTGGTGCTGTTCATCGCGGTGATGGTCTATGACGTCAGCCTCTGGTGACCTGATTCGGTGACCTGACCGGACGACCCGGACGGACCGGCACGACGACCCGTCTCGTCCGCTCAGCCTGCCTGACCGGTCCGCAGCAGCTCCAGGGACCGCTCGATGCGGCGTGCCCACCAGTCGGTCCGGTCCGGCGCGGCCAGCTCCGCGGCCCGGTCCGGCTCGACGCGGCGCAGGGCGATCCGCCCACCCTCCGGCACCAGGGGCGCCGAGGTGACGTCGTGCGAGAAGAGCGCAGCGGTGCCGAGCCCGCACGCTCCGGCGAGCTCCGGCATCGAGGAGGCCAGGGCGACGCCCGCCCCCAGGCCCACGCTCGACTCCAGGGCCGAGCTCACGACCGTGGGCAACCCGGTGGCGGTGATGATCTGCGCGGCGGCGGCCGCTCCCCCCATCGGCGCTGCCTTGACGACGATGAGGTCGGCCGCGCCCAGCGCGCGCACGAGCAGGGGGTCGGCCGCGCGGCGGATGGACTCGTCGGCCGCGATGCGGGTGGGCACACCGCGGGCAACCAATAGCTCGCGGAGCTCAGCGAGCTCCGCAGCCGTGGCGCAGGGCTGCTCGCAATAGTCGAGGCGCTCCCCCGTGGCGGCCACCTGCTCGAGCGCCCGGGCGGCCTGACGCACGGACCATGCCCCGTTGGCGTCGATGCGCAGGGCGGCGTCGGGCCCCATCGCGCGGCGGACGGCGGCGATGCGGGCGAGGTCGTTCGCCGTGGAGGCGGCCTCGTCACGGTCCAGCACGGAGCGCTCGGCGACCTTGATCTTGGCGGTCCCGGCGCCGGGCACGCGGGCCACGACGGCCGGGACCTCCTCCGCGGCGACGGCCGGCACGGTGACGTTGACCGGCACCGTGGAGCGGACGGGGGCGGGCCAGCCCCACCAGCCGGCCTCCAGGGTGGCGGCGAGCCAGCGGGAGGCCTCGGCGTCGTCGTACTCGGTGAACGGGGCGAACTCGGCCCAGCCGAGGGGCCCGCGGACCAACGCGGTCTCGCGGGTGGTCAGGCCCCGGAAGCGCACCACCATGGGCAGGCGGACCACCACCAGGTGGGCGAGCAGCTCCTCGAGCGCGGGGAGCTCACGGCCCAGGGTGGGGTCGCTCACCGCCTGGGGGCGGTCGGTGGGGCAGGGAAGCACGGGACCGACGGTACTGGGTGGCGTGGGGCGCGGGCGGGGAGCACCGGGGTGCCCGAGAGCACTGCGGGGACAACTAGGGTCGGGGCCATGACTGTGGACGCATCACTGTGGGCCGAGGTGCCCGGGTTCGAGGGCCTGACCGACATCACCTACCACCGCAGCACGCTGCCGGCCGTGGGACGCGGCGGCGAGGACGGCAGCGGGGACAGCGAGGTCCCGCTGGGGGTGGTCCGCATCGCGTTCGACCGCCCGGAGGTCCGCAACGCCTTCCGCCCGCACACCGTGGACGAGCTCTACCGCGCGCTCGACCACGCCCGCCGGTCCCCCGACGTGGGCGTCGTCCTGCTGACCGGCAACGGCCCCTCACCCAAGGACGGCGGCTGGGCCTTCTGCTCCGGCGGGGACCAGCGCATCCGTGGGCGGTCGGGTTACCAGTACGCCACGGACCACGACACGGACGTCGCGGCCGCTGACGCCTCCTCCGTGGACGAGGCCCGGGTGAGGGCCGAGGGCGGGCGGCTGCACATCCTGGAGGTGCAGCGCCTGATCCGCACGATGCCGAAGGTCGTCATCGCCCTGGTGAACGGCTGGGCGGCCGGCGGCGGGCACTCGCTCCACGTGGTGTGCGACATGACCCTCGCCTCCCGCCAGCACGCGCGCTTCAAGCAGACCGATGCGGACGTCGGCTCCTTCGACGCCGGCTACGGCAGCGCCTACCTGGCCCAGCAGGTGGGGCAGAAGTTCGCCCGCGAGATCTTCTTCCTGGGCCGCACCTACGACGCCGAGACGATGCAGCGCATGGGCGCGGTCAACATCGTGGCCGACCACGAGGAGCTGGAGGCCGAGGGCATCCAGGTGGCCCGCGAGATCCTCGGCAAGTCGCCCACCGCCCAGCGGATGCTGAAGTTCGCCTTCAACCTGGCCGACGACGGCCTCATGGGTCAGCAGGTCTTCGCCGGGGAGGCGACGCGCCTGGCGTACATGACCGACGAGGCCGTGGAGGGCAAGGAGTCCTTCCTGGAGAAGCGCGACCCGGACTGGTCGGCACACCCTTGGTACTACTGAGGCCCCGGTGACCCTCACCCCGACGCCCCCCGTCACCGTCCCGCCAGAGGCCACGGCCGAGGCGGTGCGCACCGCCCTCGCCCCCGTGCTGGCCGGCGAGCGTGAGCTCGCGCTGGGCACCTCCGGCTCCACCGGCAGCCCGGCCCGCGCCCTCCTGCGCGGCGCCGACCTCACCGCCAGCGCGACGGCCACCCACGAGCGCCTCGGCGGCCCCGGGCGGTGGGTCCTCGCCCTCCCTCCGGGCCACATCGCCGGGGTGCAGGTGCTCGTGCGGGCGGCGGTCGCCGGCATCGGGCCCCTCGTCACCACCGGCGCCGAGGGCTCCTTCGACCCGGCCCGTCTCACTGCCGACCTGACCGCCGCCCGGGAGGCCGACCCGACGACACGCACCTACCTCTCGCTCGTCCCCACCCAGGTCGCCCGCCTCACCGAGGACCCCGCCACGGCCTGCGCCGTCACCGCGGCCACCGACGCCGTCCTGGTCGGCGGCGCCGCCCTACCGGCCGCCGTGGCCGAGCGGGCCGCCACGGCCGGCCTGCCGGTGGTCCGCACCTACGGCTCCACCGAGACCTGCGGCGGCTGCGTGTACGACGGCCTCCCGCTGCCCGGGGTCGAGATCGGCACCACCGCCGAGGGCCGGGTCACCCTCACCGCACCGTGGGTCACGCGCGGCTGGTTGGTCGACGGCGAACTCGTCACCTCCCGCGCCCACGCCGGCGGGCAGGGCGCCCGCATCGAGGACGCACCCCCCGCCCCCGACGGCACCCCGCGACGTACGCTCATCACCGACGACCTCGGCGAGATCGGCCCCGACGGCCGCCTGCGCATCACCGGCCGCGCGGACGACCTCATCACCACCGGCGGCGTGAAGGTCGCGCCCGGCCCCGTCGCCGATGCGGTGGGCCGCCTGCCGCAGGTGGCCGAGTGCGCCGTCGTGGGCGCCCCGGACGAGACCTGGGGCCAGCGGGTGACGGTCGTCGCCGTGCCGCGCGGCGAGCGCGTCCCTCTGGCCACGCTCCGTGACGCCCTGCGCGAGGCGCTGCCCGCGTCCGCGCTCCCGCGCGCCGTCCGCTGGGTGGACGCGATGCCGCTCACCGGCCCGGGCAAGCACGACCGTGGCGCGCTGCGGCGCCTCGCTACCGAACCGGACGAAGTAGCCTGAGCATTCAGTGGGCGCAGACCGAGCGATTCAGTCACGCTCCGGGGGCCGGTGGTACTGGGGGTCGTCGTCGTTGCGCCAGAACGCCACCGCCCACCCCAAGGAGATCACCGCAGCAGCCACCGGCAGGGCGCCGCTGACCGCGCCCAGACCACCGTAGGCCCAGCCCACCGCCGGCCGGGAGAGAGCGCTGCCTCCCATGGCATTCAGCGCCTGCACGCTGATGACCCTCCCCAAGCGCTCTTGAGGGACAGAGCGGCTGATGCGGGCAAAGACAGCGGCCCCCGCGCTCGGCCCAATGAGGATGCTGAGCGCCAAAGGGATGGCCATTGCCCAATGGCCGCTGAGGGCCGCGCTGGTCGCCAACGAGACCACGGTCAGGAACACACAGAACAACTGCGTCTGGTGGAACGAAAGGCGCTTGGTCACGGCAGGCACTATGGCCGCACCAGCGATGCCCACAGCCCCCAGGAGACCCGAGAGCAATCCGATGACTCCGGCCGAGACACCTGCGCGTTCCAGGTCGATCACCATGAAGAACATCAGTCCCGCGACGGCCAGGTTGTAGAAGAACTGCACTCCCAATATGTCACGCAGCACGCTCTCTCGCCCGACGTAGGAGAAACCCGCCATGACAGACTGGGCGAAGTTCTCCTCCTCGGACTTCTCGACACTCAAGTCCGCTTGGATGAGCAGGTCGCACACCATGGCCACCACACACGCGACCGCCGCGACCGCGCACACCCAACCGGGGCCCACCCCCAGCAACACACCACCCAACGCCGGGCCCGCCAGCTGAGCAGCCTGGTTGCGCCCCTGGTACTCTCCGTGCGACTGCTCCAGGCGTTCCTGCGGAACTACCTGCGTGATTGCCGCATCCTCAGCCGCATCATTGGTCGAGGCGATGAACGCCACGAGCATCGACAACCCCGCGTAAAGCACCACCGACGTGGACCCGGCGAACAACACCGCAGCCATCACTCCGAAGATGACGGCCTGCCCCAGCTGCGAAGCCACCAGGAGATGGCGCCGGTCGTACCGATCAGCCAGGGCTCCACCCGGTGAACGCCCCACCACCACCGCCAAACCCAGTAAACCAGCCACCAGACCGCTGACCCCCGCCGAATCCGTCATCCGCAACACGATGAGTGGCGTGGCGAACACAAACGCCGTGCTCGCCACATCCGCCGGAATACCCCCCATCCACAACAATCGGTAATCACGAAGGTCCGCACCGAGCGCCATCATCGCTCCTCACTCATGCAGACCCTGAGTCTGCGGGTCGTTGTCCCACGGATGCCCGATACCGCACACGCCTGCCAAGGCGTTGACCGCTGGGTCCACCCCGAGAGCCCCCTCCAGGACCGACTCCCTGAAGGCCGCCGTGAAACCAGCCCCGAGCCCCAGCGCGGTGGCGGTCATCAGCACCGCCTGGCTGAGGTGCCCGACATCCAGTATTCCCACCCGATACGCGCGGGCATGGGGGTACTTCCACACCAGACTCGGGAGGTCCACGCCGTACACGAGCAGAACCGGACAGTCCAAGAACCAGGTCTGCCCACCCAGCGCATGGGCCAGTTCCTCGTCCGGGAGGGGCCTGCCCACCGGGGTCACCGTGTGGTCCAGCGGGTTATACCGATATCCGCCCGGCGGAAGGCCCCGGACCGATCTGGCCACGAGGTACACCTCGGTGGACACACGGGCGCCCCCTGACGGCGCGCTGCGAAAGAAGTTCTCATAGTCCCGGTCGCCTCGACTGCGCTGCCGCGCCTCCGAGAGTCCCACCGCCTCCTTCAGGAGAGTGGACAGGACGGCGCCCCCAAGGGGCTGGCCTGCAAAGCGGCGCACCGTGCGCCGGGTGCGCAGAACGTCAATGCATGGCGTTCCCGGCACAGCACCGGGAACCGGCAGGGCCAGGGCGTTGGCCTCCACGTGCGGAAAGCGGGAGGGCGGTGGCTCCTCGATCCGCTTGTGACGGAGCATCGCACGATTCTGGGCGGTCGAGGCGAACTCCTCACCCACCTCCACCCGCGTCGCGAAGTGGTACATCCGGGCGTGGGTGGACCACTCCCCCCAACTACGCAGCAGCAGGTTCTCCCGACGATGACGTGGAGAGACCTCACTCAGGACAATTTCGAGCGCCTCCAAGGCAGTCACCAGATCCTCCCCCAGCTGCTCGACAGCCCGAGCACGTTCTGAGACCGACCCCTTGGCGTCAGCGAACCACCGGATGGCCTCCAGGCCCTGTTGGTCCAGTGGAATCTGGCGGTGACGCAGGGGGTCGTCCCAGACCAGCCCAGCCTCCCCCACCAAGATGCTGCCGAAACGCGAGAGGCTCAGCTTCACGCTCGGACCGCCCCCTCGAAATACTCACACAGGGCATCGCTCACCCGGGTGTCTCCGGCATTCTTCTGGAAGTACCGCCAGTCGAATACGAGATTGATCTCCAGAAAGACCGGGGTCCCATCCTCCTGCACCAGGAAATCGATCGCCCCGAGATCCACCCGGTGCTCCGCAACGAAGGACCGAACGCGCCCAGCCAGACACTCGCCCAGATCAACGGATTCCACCCGAACCGCCTCCGAATCATCCCACAGGGACCTTGCGTTCGGTTTTCCTGAGACCCGGTAGGCAAGGAGCACCCCACCCACGATGAAAACCCGCAGTTCCGACTCATGTGCCACGTATGCGGCTCTTCACGAACGAGGGTGTAGTCGGTTGAGCGCGTCGGTGGCCGGGTAGGGGTCGAGGTCTCCCGGATGATGGAAGTTCTTCACGCTCGCCATCCCGAAAGACCTCGACGTGCTCCACCCTACTTTCGCGACCCCTGACCTGACCACGTTCTGCCGCCTCGACGAGCTCGGCCTCGTCGCCGTCGGCCAGCTGATCGAGCCGGATCGGGCCACGATCGAATGCCGCGTCGTCGAGGACGACCCGCGGTGTCGGAAGTGCGGTGTCGAGGGCGTGCCACGGGACACGGTGACGCGCCCGCTGGCGCATGAACCGTTCGGGCACCGGCCGACGACCCTGCTGGTGCGGGTGCGCCGGTACCGGTGCGGACACTGCCGGCGCACGTGGCGGCAGGACATGACGCGGGCAGCGGCGCCGCGTGCGAAGATCTCCCGCGGCGGCCTGGAGTGGGCGCTGCGGGGCATCGTCATCGACCACCTCACCGTCACCCGCGTCGCCGCAGGTCTCGGGGTGTCCTGGAGTGCCGCGAACGCCGCCGTCCTCGCGGAAGGCAAGCGGCGCCTGATCGACGACCCCGCCCGGTTCGACGGGGTCACCACGATCGGTGTCGACGAGCACGTCTGGCGACACACGAGGCTGGGCGACAAGTACGTCACCGTGATCATCGACCTCACGCCCGCGAGGAACAAGACCGGGCCGGCGAGGCTGCTGGACATGGTCGAGGGCCGCTCCAAGGCGGTGTTCAAGCAGTGGCTCGCCGCCCGCCCCGCGGACTGGGCGAAGCGGATCGAGGTGGTCGCGATGGACGGCTTCGCCGGGTTCAAGACCGCTGCCGCCGAGGAACTCCCCGACGCCGTCCCCGTCATGGACCCGTTCCACGTGGTCCGCCTCGCCGGCGACGCGCTGGATGTCTGCCGGCGTCGGGTCCAGCAAGACACCACCGGTCACCGCGGGCTCAAGGGCGACCCGCTCTACAAAGCCCGCCGCACCCTGCACACCGGGGCGAGCCTGCTCACCGACCGGCAGCGGGCACGCCTGGACGCAGTGTTCGCGAGCGAGGAGCACGTCGAGGTCGAGGCGACCTGGGGCATCTACCAGCGCATCGTCGCGGCCTACCGGGAGCCCGACAAGAAGAAAGCGAAGGCGATGATGCAGGAGGTGATCGCTGCGATCAGCAGCGGCGTTCCCGCGGCGCTCGTCGAGGTCCGCAAGCTCGGCCGGACCATGAAGCAGCGGGCGGGCGACATCCTCGCGTTCTTCGACCGCCCCGGCACCAGCAACGGCCCGACCGAGGCCATCAACGGGCGACTCGAACACCTCCGCGGCTCCGCCCTCGGCTTCCGCAACCTCACCCACTACATCGCTCGGTCGCTGCTCGAAGCCGGAGGGTTCAGACCCGCGCTACACCCTCGTTCGTGAAGAGCCACGTAGGCTCATCCCAATCGAGGGTGTAGTTGGGGTCTGAATCCG encodes:
- a CDS encoding NCS2 family permease codes for the protein MNAVLNRWFDLEGRETTVVREVRGGVVTFFTMAYIIVLNPLMIGTVADGTGNFLGGGDSPNIAMVAAATALVAGVMTILMGVVANYPIALATGLGLNAFVAFGVASLPNVTWADAMGLVVMEGLIILLLVLTGFRQAVFHAIPAQLKIAISVGIGLFIAFVGLVDAGIVRKPAGGPVPVEMGVGGFLSGWPTLVFVLGLLAIVVMMVAKVRGAILYGILGSTVLAVVLERIIGIGSQTDASGEVVNPTGWGLNVPAIPTQWVEVPDFGLLGQFNLLGSFSSIGIVGASLLVFTLLLADFFDTMGTMVAVGAEAGLLDEEGNPPRAQRILVVDSLAAAAGGAGAVSSNTSFIESASGVGEGARTGLASVVTGILFLLATFLSPLVSVVPYEAATPALVVVGFLMMQQVTGIEWDRLDIAVPAFLTIVLMPFTYSITAGIGAGFVTYVVLQVAQGRARDLHPLMWIIAAMFLAYFGIDPIRDLAGV
- a CDS encoding DUF3027 domain-containing protein, with protein sequence MTTPTTPTTPSKQRAPRPDAALMEAVGTAREGLFGVAAAGSVGEHVGAVSVGERLVTHHFECLLRGYVGWRWEVTVARAPRSKRITLCETHLAPAEGALLAPEWVPWADRLRPEDFGAPDAQTEEPQVVLVSAAALPVRTDGQQPERVAARCENCECTGYLVPVETLRKERAELAEPEPAPLPSPLIDDFDLDVLDLSDESDSSDQPDARDEFAGEGTDESTSASGASADEPGQAEESRA
- a CDS encoding cold-shock protein produces the protein MPTGKVKWFDADKGFGFVGDDAGSDVFLRASALPAGVTTLRPGTRLEYSIVQGRKGDQAMHVEVLDAPPSVQRGRTLRDRKPADDMAVVVEDLIRLLDDASNQLRKGRYPDARHGQTLAKALRAVADQFEAGR
- a CDS encoding DUF308 domain-containing protein, with product MSHVTGGPSGPYAYHPQQQPKRKGLMPLIFGGLTLLVGTPLAFLLPMAIGMGDLFGALLNPASDGDTRYLPAGEERVLYAMGPDADPLETDQCTVTDPAGNAVPLDPQLTESASAPQNFWLFQTTEAGDYTLECGSGSVMAVAPGDALEGVIGWTLGAFALALIVFLLGLVLIIWGIVQLVRTSREQQAVAGGYGPPPGAAPYGQPGQYGQPGQYGQPGQYAPPSGPADQQGQYGQPPAPGQYGQPSQPSQPAPEGAGTGDDPRAPHPLNGARGRPAPEYGQYAPGHEPSTQEPGTHEPGAGTRAPSGSPQDGDGRGGAHRL
- a CDS encoding o-succinylbenzoate synthase produces the protein MLPCPTDRPQAVSDPTLGRELPALEELLAHLVVVRLPMVVRFRGLTTRETALVRGPLGWAEFAPFTEYDDAEASRWLAATLEAGWWGWPAPVRSTVPVNVTVPAVAAEEVPAVVARVPGAGTAKIKVAERSVLDRDEAASTANDLARIAAVRRAMGPDAALRIDANGAWSVRQAARALEQVAATGERLDYCEQPCATAAELAELRELLVARGVPTRIAADESIRRAADPLLVRALGAADLIVVKAAPMGGAAAAAQIITATGLPTVVSSALESSVGLGAGVALASSMPELAGACGLGTAALFSHDVTSAPLVPEGGRIALRRVEPDRAAELAAPDRTDWWARRIERSLELLRTGQAG
- a CDS encoding 1,4-dihydroxy-2-naphthoyl-CoA synthase is translated as MTVDASLWAEVPGFEGLTDITYHRSTLPAVGRGGEDGSGDSEVPLGVVRIAFDRPEVRNAFRPHTVDELYRALDHARRSPDVGVVLLTGNGPSPKDGGWAFCSGGDQRIRGRSGYQYATDHDTDVAAADASSVDEARVRAEGGRLHILEVQRLIRTMPKVVIALVNGWAAGGGHSLHVVCDMTLASRQHARFKQTDADVGSFDAGYGSAYLAQQVGQKFAREIFFLGRTYDAETMQRMGAVNIVADHEELEAEGIQVAREILGKSPTAQRMLKFAFNLADDGLMGQQVFAGEATRLAYMTDEAVEGKESFLEKRDPDWSAHPWYY
- a CDS encoding AMP-binding enzyme, with amino-acid sequence MTLTPTPPVTVPPEATAEAVRTALAPVLAGERELALGTSGSTGSPARALLRGADLTASATATHERLGGPGRWVLALPPGHIAGVQVLVRAAVAGIGPLVTTGAEGSFDPARLTADLTAAREADPTTRTYLSLVPTQVARLTEDPATACAVTAATDAVLVGGAALPAAVAERAATAGLPVVRTYGSTETCGGCVYDGLPLPGVEIGTTAEGRVTLTAPWVTRGWLVDGELVTSRAHAGGQGARIEDAPPAPDGTPRRTLITDDLGEIGPDGRLRITGRADDLITTGGVKVAPGPVADAVGRLPQVAECAVVGAPDETWGQRVTVVAVPRGERVPLATLRDALREALPASALPRAVRWVDAMPLTGPGKHDRGALRRLATEPDEVA
- a CDS encoding MFS transporter, which produces MMALGADLRDYRLLWMGGIPADVASTAFVFATPLIVLRMTDSAGVSGLVAGLLGLAVVVGRSPGGALADRYDRRHLLVASQLGQAVIFGVMAAVLFAGSTSVVLYAGLSMLVAFIASTNDAAEDAAITQVVPQERLEQSHGEYQGRNQAAQLAGPALGGVLLGVGPGWVCAVAAVACVVAMVCDLLIQADLSVEKSEEENFAQSVMAGFSYVGRESVLRDILGVQFFYNLAVAGLMFFMVIDLERAGVSAGVIGLLSGLLGAVGIAGAAIVPAVTKRLSFHQTQLFCVFLTVVSLATSAALSGHWAMAIPLALSILIGPSAGAAVFARISRSVPQERLGRVISVQALNAMGGSALSRPAVGWAYGGLGAVSGALPVAAAVISLGWAVAFWRNDDDPQYHRPPERD
- a CDS encoding SagB family peptide dehydrogenase, which produces MKLSLSRFGSILVGEAGLVWDDPLRHRQIPLDQQGLEAIRWFADAKGSVSERARAVEQLGEDLVTALEALEIVLSEVSPRHRRENLLLRSWGEWSTHARMYHFATRVEVGEEFASTAQNRAMLRHKRIEEPPPSRFPHVEANALALPVPGAVPGTPCIDVLRTRRTVRRFAGQPLGGAVLSTLLKEAVGLSEARQRSRGDRDYENFFRSAPSGGARVSTEVYLVARSVRGLPPGGYRYNPLDHTVTPVGRPLPDEELAHALGGQTWFLDCPVLLVYGVDLPSLVWKYPHARAYRVGILDVGHLSQAVLMTATALGLGAGFTAAFRESVLEGALGVDPAVNALAGVCGIGHPWDNDPQTQGLHE
- a CDS encoding ISL3 family transposase, with product MLHPTFATPDLTTFCRLDELGLVAVGQLIEPDRATIECRVVEDDPRCRKCGVEGVPRDTVTRPLAHEPFGHRPTTLLVRVRRYRCGHCRRTWRQDMTRAAAPRAKISRGGLEWALRGIVIDHLTVTRVAAGLGVSWSAANAAVLAEGKRRLIDDPARFDGVTTIGVDEHVWRHTRLGDKYVTVIIDLTPARNKTGPARLLDMVEGRSKAVFKQWLAARPADWAKRIEVVAMDGFAGFKTAAAEELPDAVPVMDPFHVVRLAGDALDVCRRRVQQDTTGHRGLKGDPLYKARRTLHTGASLLTDRQRARLDAVFASEEHVEVEATWGIYQRIVAAYREPDKKKAKAMMQEVIAAISSGVPAALVEVRKLGRTMKQRAGDILAFFDRPGTSNGPTEAINGRLEHLRGSALGFRNLTHYIARSLLEAGGFRPALHPRS